In the Mycolicibacter sp. MU0102 genome, one interval contains:
- a CDS encoding DUF4192 domain-containing protein: MTTKQPEFTLNRPGALIAALPAILGFVPEKSLILVALDGGELGSVLRVDLSDTLVDTVGRLADVAAAAAPAAAIAVIVDAAGARCPVCNDQHRRLIAALGEELAGHGIVLLGAHVVDQVAHGGRWHCADGCGVGGPVDDPEASPLAAAAVLEGRRLYARRADLQAAITPDDAARCAAVAAAIDDCAAQWTAGEGDTRDRARRDVEQVLAAIVALAGGREPTAAELARLGCPLTDVLVRDTLCALAIGERADEAERLWSALARALPEPWRAEALVLLAFSAYARGDGPLAGVSLEAALRGKPGHRMAGLLDTALQSGLRPERIRGLADTGYRLAQQIGVQLPQRQGFGQQAG; this comes from the coding sequence ATGACAACCAAGCAACCGGAATTCACGCTGAATCGGCCCGGAGCCCTCATCGCTGCGCTGCCGGCCATCCTCGGCTTCGTTCCCGAGAAGTCCCTGATCCTGGTGGCGCTCGACGGGGGCGAACTGGGATCGGTGCTGCGGGTGGATCTGTCCGACACACTCGTGGACACCGTGGGCCGGCTCGCCGACGTCGCCGCGGCCGCTGCCCCGGCCGCCGCCATCGCGGTGATCGTCGACGCTGCGGGCGCGCGCTGCCCGGTCTGCAACGACCAGCACCGCCGGCTGATCGCCGCGCTGGGCGAGGAGTTGGCCGGCCACGGCATTGTGCTGCTCGGCGCGCACGTTGTGGATCAGGTGGCCCATGGTGGGCGGTGGCACTGCGCCGACGGGTGCGGTGTCGGAGGCCCGGTCGACGACCCGGAGGCGTCACCGCTGGCTGCCGCCGCGGTCCTCGAGGGCAGGCGGCTGTACGCCCGGCGAGCAGACCTGCAGGCGGCCATCACCCCCGATGACGCGGCCCGCTGCGCCGCGGTGGCCGCGGCGATCGACGACTGTGCGGCGCAGTGGACGGCGGGGGAGGGCGACACCCGGGATCGGGCCCGCCGCGACGTTGAGCAGGTGCTGGCCGCCATCGTCGCGCTGGCGGGTGGCCGGGAGCCCACCGCTGCGGAGCTGGCCAGGCTCGGATGCCCGCTCACCGATGTGCTTGTTCGGGACACCCTGTGCGCGTTGGCAATCGGCGAGCGTGCAGATGAAGCCGAGCGGCTTTGGTCGGCGTTGGCCCGGGCCTTGCCCGAGCCGTGGCGGGCCGAGGCCTTGGTCCTGCTGGCGTTCAGCGCCTACGCACGTGGCGACGGCCCGCTGGCCGGGGTGTCACTGGAAGCCGCCCTGCGGGGCAAGCCAGGGCATCGGATGGCTGGCCTGCTCGACACTGCTTTGCAGTCCGGGCTGCGGCCGGAGCGCATCCGCGGACTGGCGGACACCGGTTATCGGCTGGCCCAGCAGATCGGGGTGCAGCTGCCGCAGCGGCAGGGGTTCGGTCAGCAAGCAGGCTGA
- the sthA gene encoding Si-specific NAD(P)(+) transhydrogenase: protein MDAKREYDIIVIGSGPGGQKAAIASAKLGKSVAVVERGRMIGGVCVNTGTIPSKTLREAVLYLTGMNQRDLYGASYRVKDKITPADLLARTQHVIGKETEVVRNQLMRNRVDLLLGHGRFIDPHTVVVDGHGGTEKTTITGDYIVIATGTKPVRPAGVTFDEERVLDSDGILDLRFIPASMVVVGAGVIGIEYASMFAALGTRVTVVEKRDSMLEFCDPEVVEALRFHLRDLAVTFRFGEEVTAVDVSSSGTVTTLASGKQIPAETVMYSAGRQGHTAHLDLAKAGLATDERGRIVVDNMFQTSVEHIYAVGDVIGFPALAATSMEQGRLAAYHAFGEPTDGITDLQPIGIYSIPEVSYVGATELELTRSAIPYEVGVARYRELARGQIAGDSYGMLKLLVSTTDLTLLGVHIFGTNATEMVHIGQAVMGCGGTVEYLVDAVFNYPTFSEAYKNAALDVMNKMRALQQFRS from the coding sequence ATGGATGCGAAGCGCGAGTACGACATCATCGTGATCGGTTCAGGTCCAGGAGGGCAGAAGGCCGCCATCGCCTCGGCCAAACTCGGCAAGTCGGTCGCAGTGGTCGAACGCGGCCGGATGATCGGCGGCGTCTGCGTGAATACCGGCACCATCCCCTCCAAAACGCTGCGCGAGGCGGTGCTTTACCTGACCGGGATGAACCAGCGCGACCTCTACGGCGCCAGCTACCGGGTCAAGGACAAGATCACGCCCGCGGATCTGTTGGCGCGCACCCAGCATGTGATCGGCAAGGAAACCGAGGTGGTGCGCAACCAGTTGATGCGCAATCGCGTCGACCTGCTTCTGGGACACGGCCGGTTCATCGACCCGCACACGGTCGTGGTCGACGGCCATGGCGGGACCGAGAAGACCACGATCACAGGCGATTACATCGTGATCGCCACCGGAACCAAGCCAGTCCGCCCCGCCGGCGTCACGTTCGACGAGGAAAGGGTGCTGGACTCCGACGGGATCCTCGACCTGCGATTCATCCCGGCCTCGATGGTGGTCGTCGGCGCCGGTGTGATCGGCATCGAATACGCATCGATGTTCGCTGCGCTGGGCACCCGGGTGACGGTGGTGGAGAAACGAGACTCGATGCTGGAGTTCTGCGACCCAGAAGTCGTCGAAGCCCTGCGCTTTCACCTGCGCGACCTGGCCGTCACCTTTCGGTTCGGCGAAGAGGTGACCGCCGTCGACGTCAGCTCCAGCGGCACCGTCACCACATTGGCAAGCGGCAAGCAGATCCCCGCCGAGACGGTGATGTACTCGGCTGGCCGCCAAGGCCACACCGCCCATCTCGACTTGGCCAAAGCCGGCCTGGCCACCGACGAGCGGGGCCGCATCGTCGTCGACAACATGTTCCAGACCTCGGTCGAGCACATCTATGCCGTCGGTGATGTGATCGGTTTCCCCGCCCTGGCGGCGACGTCGATGGAGCAGGGTCGACTGGCTGCCTACCACGCGTTCGGCGAGCCGACCGATGGAATCACCGACCTGCAACCGATCGGGATCTACTCGATCCCGGAGGTCTCCTACGTGGGGGCGACCGAATTGGAACTGACCCGCAGCGCGATCCCCTACGAGGTCGGAGTGGCCCGGTATCGGGAGCTGGCCCGCGGTCAGATCGCCGGTGACTCCTACGGCATGCTCAAGCTGCTCGTCTCCACCACCGACCTGACGCTGCTCGGCGTGCACATCTTCGGCACCAACGCGACCGAGATGGTGCACATCGGCCAGGCCGTCATGGGATGCGGCGGCACGGTGGAATACCTGGTGGATGCGGTGTTCAACTACCCGACGTTCTCTGAGGCATACAAGAACGCCGCATTGGACGTGATGAATAAAATGCGGGCCCTCCAGCAATTCCGCAGCTGA
- a CDS encoding proteasome assembly chaperone family protein: protein MADYLDNGPDRDRHYQVEQSGMYELEVPAPQLMSADGEGPVLIHALEGFSDAGHAIRLAAKHLKSNLDSELVASFAIDDLLDYRSRRPLMTFKADHFTHYTEPELSLHALRDSAGTPFLLLAGMEPDLKWERFITAVRLLAEQLGVRRTIGLGTIPMAVPHTRPVTLTAHSNNRDLISEFTPWITEVQVPGSASNLLEYRMAQHGHEVVGFTVHVPHYVAQTDYPEAAEALLKQAAQTGALELPLSDLRESAAEIRSKIDQQVEASAEVAQVVTALERQYDAFVTAQENRSLLSRDEELPSADELGAEFERFLAQEAKKNLDGDD from the coding sequence ATGGCCGACTACCTGGACAACGGTCCCGATCGGGACCGGCACTATCAGGTCGAGCAGAGCGGCATGTACGAGTTGGAGGTGCCGGCGCCACAGCTGATGTCGGCGGACGGTGAGGGACCGGTCCTGATCCACGCCCTGGAGGGCTTCTCCGACGCCGGCCACGCGATCCGCCTTGCCGCCAAGCACCTCAAGAGCAACCTAGACAGTGAGTTGGTGGCGTCATTCGCGATCGATGACCTGCTCGACTATCGCTCGCGGCGACCGCTGATGACGTTCAAGGCCGACCACTTCACCCACTACACCGAACCCGAGCTCAGCCTGCACGCGCTGCGGGACAGTGCGGGCACGCCGTTCCTGCTGTTGGCGGGCATGGAGCCCGACCTGAAGTGGGAGCGGTTCATCACCGCGGTGCGGCTGTTGGCCGAACAGCTCGGGGTGCGCCGGACCATCGGCTTGGGCACCATCCCGATGGCCGTCCCCCACACCCGGCCGGTGACGCTGACCGCACATTCCAACAACCGCGACCTGATCAGCGAATTCACCCCGTGGATCACCGAGGTTCAGGTTCCCGGCAGCGCGTCCAACCTGCTGGAGTACCGGATGGCACAGCACGGCCATGAGGTCGTCGGCTTCACGGTGCACGTGCCGCATTACGTGGCCCAGACCGACTACCCCGAGGCCGCCGAGGCGCTGCTCAAGCAGGCCGCCCAGACCGGCGCGCTGGAGCTGCCGCTCAGCGACCTCCGCGAATCCGCGGCCGAGATCCGGTCCAAGATCGACCAGCAGGTCGAAGCGAGCGCCGAAGTGGCCCAAGTGGTGACGGCCCTGGAACGCCAGTACGACGCATTCGTCACCGCCCAGGAGAATCGCTCGCTGCTGTCCCGCGACGAGGAGCTGCCCAGCGCCGACGAACTCGGTGCCGAGTTCGAGCGCTTCCTGGCACAGGAGGCGAAGAAGAACCTCGACGGCGACGACTGA
- a CDS encoding peroxynitrite isomerase: MAPELHPNLVELAPLLGTWSGRGSGVYPTIASFDYLEEVVFSHVGKPFLVYGQKTKSPGEGLPLHAETGYLRVPQPGQIEWVLAHPSGITEIEVGSYTVTANGVDLQMSAPTIGLAPTAKEVSVLSRHYRLDGDELSYTLDMGAVGQPAQNHLTATLRRNG; encoded by the coding sequence ATGGCACCCGAGTTGCATCCGAACCTTGTGGAGCTGGCCCCGCTGTTGGGCACCTGGTCTGGCCGGGGTTCCGGGGTGTATCCCACGATCGCGTCATTCGACTACCTCGAAGAGGTGGTGTTCTCACACGTCGGCAAGCCGTTCCTGGTTTACGGCCAGAAGACCAAGTCGCCCGGCGAGGGCCTGCCCCTGCATGCCGAGACTGGCTACTTGCGGGTGCCGCAACCCGGTCAGATCGAATGGGTGCTGGCGCACCCCAGCGGTATCACCGAAATCGAGGTAGGCAGCTACACGGTCACCGCCAACGGCGTGGACCTACAGATGTCCGCGCCGACGATCGGGCTGGCGCCGACGGCCAAAGAAGTGAGCGTCCTGAGCCGCCACTATCGCCTCGACGGCGATGAGTTGTCCTACACGCTGGACATGGGCGCAGTCGGTCAGCCTGCGCAGAACCATCTCACCGCCACGCTTCGTCGAAACGGGTAA
- the nrdR gene encoding transcriptional regulator NrdR, giving the protein MHCPFCRHPDSRVVDSREADEGQAIRRRRSCPECGRRFSTVETAVLAVVKRSGVTEPFSREKVMRGVRRACQGRQVDDDALNLLAQQVEDAVRAAGSPEIPSHEVGLAILGPLRELDEVAYLRFASVYRSFSSAADFEREIEALREHREMPSTS; this is encoded by the coding sequence ATGCACTGCCCGTTTTGTCGCCATCCAGACTCCCGGGTGGTGGATTCCCGCGAAGCCGATGAAGGCCAGGCCATTCGGCGTCGTCGGTCCTGTCCGGAATGCGGTCGCCGTTTCTCCACGGTGGAAACCGCAGTGCTAGCCGTGGTTAAGCGCAGTGGCGTCACCGAGCCGTTCAGCCGGGAGAAGGTCATGCGCGGCGTACGCCGGGCCTGCCAGGGCCGCCAGGTCGACGACGATGCGCTGAATCTGCTGGCTCAGCAGGTGGAAGACGCTGTGCGAGCGGCAGGTTCGCCGGAGATTCCCAGCCACGAGGTGGGGTTGGCGATCTTGGGTCCGCTGCGCGAACTCGACGAAGTGGCCTATCTGCGATTCGCCTCGGTGTACCGGTCTTTTTCCTCGGCCGCCGACTTCGAGCGGGAGATCGAGGCCCTGCGCGAACACCGCGAGATGCCCAGCACGAGTTGA
- a CDS encoding LysM peptidoglycan-binding domain-containing protein, whose product MMLIDTIAPTFEPARDERAQLHRGPRTSGRAYPIRTQPARLVRPRPGGAPLRHRGSGVLMSRAPHRPQPVKAITPATTVVLALVAAGITVWLGLIAQFGAAAAGNASAVPDQLGVVRVQSGESLTHLAARVAPDAPAGQVIERIRELNGLESVALDAGQMLIAPLG is encoded by the coding sequence ATGATGCTCATCGACACGATCGCCCCGACGTTCGAGCCGGCCCGCGACGAGCGTGCCCAGCTGCATCGCGGTCCCCGGACCTCGGGTCGCGCCTACCCGATCCGCACCCAGCCGGCACGGCTGGTTCGGCCGCGCCCGGGCGGCGCCCCGCTACGGCACCGCGGTTCCGGGGTGCTGATGTCCCGTGCGCCGCACCGGCCGCAGCCGGTCAAGGCCATCACCCCGGCGACCACCGTCGTGCTGGCCCTGGTCGCCGCCGGGATCACTGTGTGGCTCGGGCTGATCGCCCAGTTCGGCGCGGCAGCAGCCGGCAACGCCTCCGCGGTGCCCGACCAGCTTGGCGTGGTGCGCGTCCAGAGCGGGGAGAGCTTGACGCACCTGGCGGCCCGCGTCGCGCCGGACGCGCCGGCCGGACAGGTCATCGAGCGCATCCGCGAGCTCAACGGACTGGAATCGGTCGCCTTGGACGCCGGCCAGATGCTGATCGCTCCACTGGGCTGA
- the lexA gene encoding transcriptional repressor LexA — translation MSDSSSNPASPDSALTARQRTILNVIRASVNERGYPPSIREIGDAVGLTSTSSVAHQLRTLERKGYLRRDPNRPRAVDVRGQDDMTGAAEAAQRTEFAGSDALPEPAFIPVLGRIAAGGPILAEEAVEDVFPLPRELVGEGELFLLKVVGESMVDAAICDGDWVVVRQQNVADNGDIVAAMIDGEATVKTFKRTGGQVWLMPHNPIFDPIPGNDAVVLGKVVTVIRKI, via the coding sequence ATGAGTGACAGCAGCAGTAACCCGGCGAGTCCGGACTCAGCGCTGACCGCCCGGCAGCGCACGATCCTGAACGTCATCCGCGCTTCGGTGAACGAGCGGGGTTACCCGCCGAGCATCCGCGAGATTGGCGACGCCGTCGGACTGACCTCGACCTCTTCGGTTGCTCACCAGCTGCGCACGCTCGAGCGCAAGGGTTATTTGCGCCGCGACCCCAACCGTCCCCGCGCGGTCGACGTCCGTGGCCAGGACGACATGACCGGCGCCGCCGAGGCCGCGCAACGCACCGAGTTCGCCGGTTCGGATGCGCTGCCCGAGCCCGCTTTCATTCCGGTTCTGGGCCGGATCGCGGCCGGCGGGCCGATCCTGGCCGAAGAAGCCGTCGAGGATGTCTTCCCGCTCCCCCGCGAATTGGTCGGCGAAGGTGAGCTGTTCTTGCTCAAGGTGGTCGGCGAATCGATGGTGGACGCCGCGATCTGCGACGGCGACTGGGTTGTGGTGCGCCAGCAGAACGTCGCCGACAACGGCGACATCGTGGCCGCCATGATCGATGGCGAGGCGACCGTCAAGACGTTCAAACGCACCGGCGGTCAGGTCTGGCTGATGCCGCACAACCCCATTTTCGATCCCATCCCAGGCAACGACGCGGTGGTGCTGGGCAAGGTCGTGACCGTCATCCGCAAGATCTGA
- a CDS encoding nuclear transport factor 2 family protein codes for MFAPCPPFDAESARHKVQAAEDAWNTRDPARVALAYTEDSVWRNRDEFLTGRAEIEAFLRRKWAAERDYALRKELWCYQDNRIAVRYQYECCDVDGQWWRSYGNELWEFVADGRMSRRESSINDIPITAAQRRLFGPRPQRERDLPLPLR; via the coding sequence ATGTTCGCGCCATGCCCACCGTTCGATGCGGAGTCGGCGCGACACAAGGTGCAGGCCGCCGAGGACGCCTGGAACACACGGGATCCAGCACGTGTGGCGCTGGCCTACACCGAGGATTCGGTGTGGCGCAACCGGGACGAATTCCTCACCGGGCGCGCGGAGATCGAAGCATTTCTGCGGCGCAAGTGGGCCGCCGAACGCGACTACGCGCTGCGCAAGGAGCTGTGGTGCTACCAGGACAACCGAATCGCGGTGCGCTATCAGTACGAATGCTGCGACGTGGACGGCCAGTGGTGGCGCAGCTACGGCAACGAGCTCTGGGAGTTCGTCGCCGACGGCCGGATGAGTCGCCGCGAGTCCAGCATCAACGACATCCCGATTACCGCGGCGCAGCGGCGACTCTTCGGCCCCCGCCCGCAGCGCGAACGCGACCTGCCGCTGCCGCTGCGGTGA
- a CDS encoding LGFP repeat-containing protein has product MTSRKDRFGTTAVRMALGLAATVTVLLSVQTAAATPDSDAHDAITAAWQAAGGDGSPLGAPKGDVHPAGVGFAQDFAGGTVFFTPETGAKALYGAILDKYEALGGAADNGLGFPSSDEVPGLVPDSRVAILSGADNPVIFWTPEHGAHVVRGPINAGWDKLGSSTGALGVPVEDESYDGAVVTQKFSAGTLSFDSATRTFTTVPPELAAQLADVQAQVDATAAIDQVWRSAGGPAGALGAKQGDQYIVGDNGGVGQDFAHGKVYFSPVTGANAVEGDVLAKYESLGGPAGSDLGFPITGTADGAIAGSKFNSFAADDEPVIFFSPDNGAFVVRGAMKSAWDKLDGASGKLGAPVGDQTVEGDVVSQKFTGGSIAWNQANNTYSSEPAELAQALSGLQIPGTNLPDGSKSTSTGAAKETHWNWMWVLIPVVVLAVLGALAGAAMWWQRRRPAAVLPGSPVAVPAPVADDYDDDDEQWAHQERHEDHREDHREHEGTVRLPSRYGASASPYASEPELPVSSIPDAPWLHYGEHESEAEVDDDDDTDTAPTRVVTEEEFGTGRHAVGHGGSGADPRGFGAVAESRRFGGGTDTRTFGGGGEPRNFGIDESVHPVMHLPLDDPYQQPNGYPIKANIGSGLYYTPQNALYDDTLAEIWFATEDAARLNGFTRAG; this is encoded by the coding sequence CGGCGACGCCAGACAGCGATGCCCACGACGCCATAACGGCGGCATGGCAGGCGGCTGGCGGCGACGGGTCGCCGCTGGGTGCCCCCAAGGGCGACGTGCACCCAGCCGGTGTCGGATTCGCCCAGGACTTCGCCGGTGGCACCGTCTTCTTCACCCCGGAGACCGGCGCCAAGGCGCTCTACGGCGCGATCCTGGATAAGTACGAGGCACTGGGCGGTGCGGCCGACAACGGCCTCGGCTTCCCCAGCAGCGATGAGGTGCCCGGGCTGGTCCCCGACAGCCGGGTCGCCATCCTGTCCGGCGCCGACAACCCGGTGATCTTCTGGACGCCCGAGCACGGCGCTCACGTGGTGCGTGGACCGATCAACGCCGGCTGGGACAAGCTGGGCAGCTCCACCGGAGCGCTCGGGGTCCCGGTCGAGGACGAGAGCTACGACGGCGCTGTCGTCACCCAGAAGTTCAGCGCCGGGACGCTGTCCTTTGACAGTGCGACCAGGACGTTCACCACGGTCCCGCCGGAGCTGGCGGCGCAGCTGGCCGATGTGCAGGCCCAGGTCGACGCGACCGCGGCCATCGATCAGGTCTGGCGTAGCGCCGGCGGCCCCGCCGGCGCTCTGGGAGCCAAACAGGGCGATCAGTACATCGTCGGCGACAACGGCGGTGTGGGGCAGGATTTCGCCCACGGCAAGGTCTATTTCAGTCCGGTCACCGGAGCCAACGCGGTCGAAGGCGACGTGCTGGCCAAGTACGAGTCGCTGGGCGGCCCCGCCGGCAGCGACCTCGGCTTCCCGATCACCGGCACGGCCGACGGAGCGATCGCGGGCAGCAAGTTCAATTCGTTTGCCGCCGACGACGAGCCGGTGATCTTCTTCAGCCCCGATAACGGCGCCTTCGTGGTGCGCGGTGCGATGAAGTCGGCCTGGGACAAGCTTGACGGAGCGTCCGGAAAGCTGGGCGCCCCGGTGGGCGACCAGACCGTCGAAGGTGACGTGGTGTCCCAGAAGTTCACCGGCGGATCGATCGCTTGGAATCAGGCGAACAACACGTACAGCAGCGAACCGGCAGAGCTGGCGCAAGCGCTGTCGGGCTTGCAGATTCCCGGGACGAACCTGCCCGACGGCAGCAAGTCGACATCGACTGGCGCAGCCAAGGAGACGCACTGGAACTGGATGTGGGTGCTGATCCCGGTTGTGGTGCTGGCAGTGCTGGGCGCCCTCGCCGGGGCTGCCATGTGGTGGCAGCGGCGTCGGCCGGCCGCTGTTCTGCCAGGATCGCCGGTTGCAGTGCCAGCCCCGGTCGCCGATGACTACGACGACGATGACGAGCAGTGGGCCCACCAAGAACGGCACGAAGACCACCGCGAAGACCACCGCGAGCACGAGGGCACCGTCCGGCTGCCGAGTCGCTACGGCGCCTCCGCATCGCCGTACGCGTCTGAGCCTGAACTTCCCGTCTCGTCGATCCCGGACGCGCCGTGGCTGCACTACGGCGAGCACGAGAGCGAGGCGGAGGTCGACGACGATGACGACACCGACACCGCCCCCACCCGGGTGGTGACCGAAGAAGAGTTCGGCACCGGTCGGCATGCCGTGGGGCACGGCGGTTCCGGGGCGGACCCACGCGGGTTCGGCGCTGTCGCAGAATCCCGCAGGTTCGGCGGTGGCACGGACACCCGCACCTTCGGCGGTGGCGGCGAACCGCGCAACTTCGGCATCGACGAATCGGTGCACCCGGTGATGCATCTGCCGCTGGACGACCCATATCAGCAGCCGAACGGCTACCCGATCAAGGCGAATATCGGTTCGGGGCTCTACTACACCCCGCAGAACGCTCTGTATGACGACACCCTCGCCGAGATCTGGTTCGCCACTGAGGATGCGGCGCGGCTCAACGGCTTCACCAGGGCTGGCTGA